Proteins from a single region of Equus asinus isolate D_3611 breed Donkey chromosome 17, EquAss-T2T_v2, whole genome shotgun sequence:
- the LOC106832592 gene encoding olfactory receptor 5M10-like: MSSQNHTIVMEFVLLGLTNNPVLEKILFGIFLVIYLITLAGNLCMIILIRTNSHLQTPMYFFLSHLSFVDIFYSSNITPNMLYNFLSDQKTISYAGCFTQCLLFIALVITEFYILASMALDRYVAICNPLRYSTIMSKNICISLVTVHYTYGFLNGLSQTLLTFHLSFCGSLEINHFYCADPPLIMLTCSDTHVKKMAMFIVAGFTLSSSLFIILMSYLFIIVAILRIRSPEGKHKAFSTCGSHLTIVTIFYGTLFFMYLRTPSKKSVEDSKIIAVFYTFLSPMLNPVIYSLKNKDVIQAVQQMIKVNLFHKITV; the protein is encoded by the coding sequence ATGTCTTCCCAAAACCACACTATAGTGATGGAATTCGTACTCTTGGGACTCACAAACAACCCAGTACTAGAGAAGATCCTGTTTGGAATATTTCTGGTGATCTACCTAATCACGCTGGCAGGGAATCTGTGCATGATCATACTGATCAGGACGAATTCCCACCTCcaaacacccatgtacttcttccttagCCACCTCTCCTTTGTAGACATTTTTTATTCCTCCAACATTACTCCAAACATGCTGTACAATTTCCTCTCAGACCAGAAGACCATCTCCTATGCTGGATGCTTCACACAGTGTCTTCTCTTCATTGCCCTGGTGATCACTGAGTTCTATATCCTTGCTTCAATGGCATTGGATCGCTATGTAGCCATTTGCAACCCTTTACGTTACAGTACCATAATGTCCAAGAACATTTGTATCTCTCTAGTCACAGTCCATTATACTTATGGCTTCCTCAATGGACTCTCTCAGACACTGCTGACTTTTCACTTGTCCTTCTGTGGCTCCCTTGAAATCAATCATTTCTACTGTGCCGATCCTCCTCTTATAATGTTGACCTGCTCTGACACTCATGTCAAGAAGATGGCAATGTTTATAGTTGCTGGTTTTACTCTCTCAAGCTCCCTCTTCATCATTCTCATGTCCTACCTTTTCATTATTGTAGCCATCTTGAGGATCCGTTCTCCCGAAGGCAAGCACAAAGCCTTTTCTACTTGTGGTTCCCATCTGACAATAGTCACTATATTTTATGGAACCCTCTTCTTCATGTACTTAAGGACTCCATCTAAGAAGTCTGTAGAGGATTCCAAAATAATTGCagtcttttatacttttttgagCCCAATGCTGAACCCAGTGATCTACAGTCTAAAGAACAAGGATGTGATCCAGGCCGTGCAGCAAATGATTAAGGTAAATCTCTTTCATAAAATTACCgtttaa